The Streptomyces sp. cg36 genomic interval AAGGGCACGTCGTTGTAGCGCAGCCCTGGTACTCGGGAGCCACCTGGGTCGGGCCGCGCACTGACCAGGAGACTTTCGCCAGGCCGTACGTACATCGCGTACGGAACCGGCGAGCCGGACATATCAGCTCCCGTGCGGCGCCCGCGCCCCGGACGACGGCTTCCGCGCACATCACGCGGACGGGCCGCTCGGACCGGAACCAGGCGCGGCGCCCGGGAGCGTGACGGGAGCTACGCCCGCATGCTTGAGAACGAGAAGAACGAACCCGGTGTGACCGGGGACGACAACAACAGCCCCAGCGACACGCTGCCGCCGCGCCGCCGGCGCCGCGCCGCGTCGCGGCCCGCCGGTCCGCCGGGAGCCGCGGGCGCCGACGCGCCCGAGACCCCGGCCGCCGCCGAGGCCCCGGCCGAGACCGCCGCGCCCGCCGCCGAGGAGGCCGCTCCGGCCCGTCCGCGCCGCCGCGCCACCCGCAAGGCGACCGCGCCCGCCGGTGCCCCGGCCGCCGTCGAGGAGACCCCGGCCGCCGCCGAGGCCCCCGTCGAGAGTGCCGCGCCCGCCGCCGAGGAGGCCGCTCCGGCCCGTCCGCGCCGCCGTGCCACCCGCAAGGCCACCGCCGCCGCCGAGGCGCCCGTGGCCGCCGAGCCCGTCGAGGCCCCGGCCGCCGTCGAGCCGCAGGCCGTCGAGGCCGTCGAGGAGAGTGCCGCTCCGGCGCGCACCCGTCGCCGTGCCACCCGTAAGGCCACGGCTCCGGCCGGTGCGCCCAAGGCCGCCGAGGACGCCGAGATCGTCGTGGCCGCCGAGCCCGTCGAGGCCCCGGCCGCCGTCGAGCCGCAGGCCGTCGAGGCCGTCGAGGAGAGCGCCGCTCCGGCCCGTACCCGCCGTCGCGCCACCCGCAAGGCCACCGCGCCCGCCGGTGCGCCCGCCGTCGAGGAGACCCCGGCCGCCGGTGCGCCGCCGGCCGTCGCCGCCGAGGACCCGGTCGCCTCCCCGGCCGAGGAGGCCGCCGTCGTGGCCGCCGCCGAGGAGAGTGCCGCTCCGGCGCGCACCCGTCGCCGTGCCACCCGTAAGGCCACGGCTCCGGCCGGTGCGCCCAAGGCCGCCGAGGACGCCGAGATCGTCGTGGCCGCCGAGCCCGTCGCCGAGGCGCCGGTCGCCGAGGAGAGCGCCGTCGAGGCCGCCGAGGACGAGGCGCCCCGCGGTCGCACCCGCCGCCGCGCGACCCGCAAGGCCACCGCGCCGCAGTTCACCACGACCACCACCACCGCCGCCGCCGCCGAGGAGCCCGCGAAGGCCGCGGCGCCCGAGGCACCCCAGGCCGAGGAGAAGCCGGAGACCGGCCTCCCCCGGGGCGCCAAGGGCCAGGGGGGTGCCCCCACCCGCCGCCGCGCCACCCGCCCGGCCGTCGCCGTCTTCCAGGCGCCGGTCTTCCACGAGCCGATGTTCCAGACCCCCGAGACCGCCGCCGCTGCCGCCGCCCAGGCCGCCGCCGAGGTGACGGACGAGACGGACGAGGAGGAGACGGAGCAGACCGTCGCCGAGCCGGTCGTCGAGCAGGCCGAGCCGCAGGGCGGCTCCCGCCGTCGCCGCCGCCGTCGCGGCGAGAGCGCCGAGTCCGCGCCCGAGCCGCAGGCCCCCGCGGCCGAGACGGCCGACGAGGACGCGTCCGCCGAGGAGGAGCCGGAGGGCGCCGAGGCCGAGGAGCACGAGGACGACCGTCCCTCGCGCCGTCGCCGCCGCGGTGGCCGCCGCCGTCGCCGGGGCGAGTCCGCCGAGCAGGAGGAGACCGACACCGAGGACTCCGCCGAGGCGGAGGCCGAGGCGTACGAGGACGAGGACGACGAGTCCGACGACACCCCGTCCGCCGCGGGCACCAGCAGCAGCCGTCGCCGGCGCCGGCGCCGTCGCCGCAGCGGTGACGGCGGTGACCACGAGGGCGGTTCGGACGACCCGGAGCGCACCGTCGTCAAGGTCCGCGAGCCGCGCCCGGCCCGCGAGAAGGCCGAGCCGTCCGACGAGGTGCAGTCCATCAAGGGCTCGACCCGTCTGGAGGCGAAGAAGCAGCGCCGCCGCGAGGGCCGCGAGCAGGGCCGCCGCCGGGTGCCGATCATCACCGAGGCGGAGTTCCTGGCGCGCCGCGAGGCCGTCGAGCGCGTGATGGTCGTCCGCCAGAGCGGCGAGCGCACCCAGATCGGCGTCCTGGAAGACAACGTGCTGGTCGAGCACTACGTCAACAAGGAGCAGGCCACCTCGTACGTCGGCAACGTCTACCTGGGCAAGGTCCAGAACGTCCTGCCGTCGATGGAGGCCGCCTTCGTCGACATCGGCAAGGGCCGCAACGCCGTCCTGTACGCCGGTGAGGTCAACTTCGAGGCGCTCGGCATGGCCAACGGGCCGCGCCGCATCGAGGCCGCCCTCAAGTCCGGCCAGTCGGTCCTGGTGCAGGTCACCAAGGACCCGATCGGCCACAAGGGCGCCCGTCTGACCAGCCAGGTCTCGCTGCCCGGCCGCTACCTCGTGTACGTGCCCGAGGGCTCGATGACCGGCATCAGCCGCAAGCTCCCGGACACCGAGCGCGCGCGCCTGAAGACCATCCTCAAGAAGATCGTCCCCGAGGACGCGGGCGTCATCGTGCGCACCGCCGCCGAGGGCGCCAGCGAGGACGAGCTGCGCCGCGACGTCGAGCGGCTCCAGGCGCAGTGGGAGGAGATCTCCAAGAAGTCCAAGCAGATCTCGACCTCCTCGCCGAGCCTGCTGTACGGCGAGCCGGACATGACCGTCCGCGTCGTCCGCGACATCTTCAACGAGGACTTCTCCAAGGTCATCGTCAGCGGTGACGAGGCGTGGGAGACCATCCACGGCTACGTCTCGCACGTCGCCCCCGACCTGGCGGACCGCCTCCAGCGGTGGACCTCCGAGGTCGACGTCTTCGCGACGTACCGGATCGACGAGCAGCTCGCCAAGGCGCTCGACCGCAAGGTCTGGCTGCCGTCCGGCGGCTCGCTGGTGATCGACAAGACCGAGGCGATGATCGTCGTCGACGTCAACACCGGCAAGTTCACCGGCCAGGGCGGCAACCTGGAGGAGACCGTCACCAGGAACAACCTGGAGGCGGCCGAGGAGATCGTGCGCCAGCTGCGGCTGCGCGACCTCGGTGGCATCGTCGTCATCGACTTCATCGACATGGTCCTGGAGTCCAACCGGGACCTGGTGCTGCGGCGCCTGCTCGAATGCCTGGGCCGTGACCGTACGAAGCACCAGGTCGCCGAGGTCACCTCGCTGGGCCTGGTCCAGATGACCCGCAAGCGGGTCGGCCAGGGCCTGCTGGAGTCCTTCTCCGAGACCTGTGTCCACTGCAACGGACGCGGTGTCATCGTCCACATGGAGCAGCCCACCGGCACCGGTGGCGGCGGCAACGGCAAGCGCTCCAAGAAGCGCGGCCGGGGCGGCGACGGGCACGACCACGACGTGCACGAGCACGAGGCCGTGGAGACCGAGGCCGTCGAGACCGAGGCGGAGGTGGCGGCCGAGGTCGCCGCGCCCGTCGCGCTCGCCGAGCCGGAGTTCGTGCCGGACGAGGAGCTGTACAGCAGCGCCGCCGAGGCGGAGGCCGCGGCCCGTGGTGGCCGCAGCCGTCGCCGCGCGACCCGCAAGGCGTCGGCCCCGGCCGGTGCGCCCCGCCGGGCCGCCGAGAGCGAGCCGGCCGTGGCGGAGCCGGTGGTCGAGCCGGAGCCCAGGGCGGTGACGGTGGCGTCGTTCATCGAGGACGAGGCGCCGCGCGGGCGGGCCCGTCGCCGGGCCACCCGCAAGGCGACCGCGCCCGCCGGTGCGCCGGCCGCCGCCGAGGCCCCGGCCGAGGTCGTCGTGGCCGAGCCGGTCGCGGTGGCGGAGCCGGTCGTCGCGGCGGAGCCCGTGGTGGCCGAGCCGGTGGCCGAGCCCGTCGTCGAGGAGGCGCCCGTCGCCGCCCCGCCGCGGGCCCGTCGCCGGGTGACCCGCAAGGCGACCGCGCCCGCGGGGTCGCCGTCGGGCACCCAGGAGGCTGCGGTCGTCGTGGTGGCGTCCGCGCCGGTGGCCGAGGCCGTCGTGGCCGAGCCGGTCGCGGTTGTCGCGGATGAGGCCGCGGCGGACGTCGCGGAGCCCGTCGAGGAGGCCGCCCCGGCCAAGAAGGCGGCCCGCAAGACGGCGAAGACGGCCAAGAAGGCCACCACCGCGAAGAAGGCGGTCGCCAAGAAGACGGTGGCCAAGAAGACCGCGGCGAAGAAGACGACGGCGAAGAAGGTTGCCAAGAAGGCGGCGGCTGAGCCGGTGGCGACGGAGGGCTGATCCTCCGTCGGCACGACGCCGGCCGAAGGCCCGGCCCAGGAACCCCCTGGGCCGGGCCTTCGGCTTCGCCTGCGGGCCGTGGTGGGCTGGTCGCGCAGTTCCCCGCGCCCCTTGTCGGGCCGGGGTTTTGGCTGCGGACCGTGCTGGGTTGCTCGCGCAGTTCCCCGCGCCCCTGAAGCACGGGGCCTGCGGCCCCCGTGCCCCGCCCCTCGTACGCCGGAGGACCCGAACCCGCCAGGGGCGCGGGGAACTGCGCGACCAGCCCCCACCGGCCCGCAGGTGAAGGCCGGGCCTCATAGGGGCGCGGGCGCCCCACCGCAGCCCGCAGGAGAATTCCGTGCGCGCGTCAGCGCCTCGTGCGCCACGCCGTCCGCAGCTGGGCGGACAGGAACAGGGCCGTCAGCGTCGGGATCGTCGCGCGGTACCAGTCCGGCGTCGTCCACGCGTACACCGACAGCGGCACCAGCACGAGCAGCGCCACCACCCGCAGCCGCCACCAGCGACGGCTCCGCGGGACCGGCAGCGCCGGGGTCCCCAGGTCCGTGGCGAGCGAGTCGCGGATGCCGCGCAACACGCCCCGGCGGGCCAGCAGTTGGGCGCCGGGGGCGGTCCGCAGCACCTCGTCCTCCTCGCCGAAGCCGGGCGGCAGCGGCGGCAGCCCGAGCGCGGCCACCAGGTCGGACTGGCGGCGGGCGGGCGAGTCCCCGCCCCGCAGCAGCACCACCAGCGGCCGGGCGTCGCCCACCGAGAACGCCGCCGCCAGCGCCTGCGCGGTCGCCGACGCCTGCACGTGGTCGGTGACCGGCCCCTGCGGGTCCCACTGGTGGGCGGCGGTCTCCTTGCCCTTCTGGAGCAGCGTGAGCCCGTACCGCGACTCGGTGCGGCGCAGCACCAGCGCGGGCCACTTCTCGCCGGTGGTGAAGCTGTCGGCGGCGGCGGTCAGCCGGTCGTCCCCGGCCAGCGCCGCCCGCCGCCCGGGCGCGGGGTCGGGGACGAGCTCCACGTAACTCATGCCGGTGCGCGCGGGCGCGATCCGCAGGGAGACGCCGCACATCAGGGCCGCCTCGGCCACCTCGTGCGGGGGCGCGGCGGCTATCGCGAGCGAGTGCGGCACTGCGGTGCGCGCCGCGGGGACCCCCGCCGCGCCGGAGGCGGCACCGGGCCCCGGGGCGAACCCCGGAGCCCCGGCGGGTCCGGAGTTGGCGGGGGACCCGACGGCCCCTCCGGAGCGGCCGGACCCGGACCGGGACCGGGCGGATCCGGACCCGAAGCGGCCGGACCCTGCCCTGAAGCGGCCGGACCTGGACCCGGTCCGGCCCGACCCGGACCCGGACCGTGCGGAGTCGGACCCGGAGCGGCCCGACCCGGACCCGCCGGAGCCTGGCCCGGACCCGCCGGAGCCGGAGCCGGACCCGGACCCGCCCGACCCGGACTCGGACCGGGCGGACCCGGACCCGCCGGACCCGGACCGGGCGGGTGCGGAGAAGAACGGTGTGTGCGAGGCGAGTTGCATCCGTACTCCCGACCGCAGTTCGAGGAACTCCTCGCGCGGTTCGCCCAGGTACGCCCAGGGCAGCGTCCGCGCGCCCACCCCGATCGCCCGGAACACGTCCAGCGCCTCGGCCCACCGCTCGTGCAGGATCAGCATCAGCACCAGGTGGTTGCGGAAGTCCGCGGCGTCCGGGTCGCCCGGCTCGTACCAGGTGGACAGCTCCAGGCCGCGCTCCACGGCGGCGTCGATGCGGGAGCGCTTGACGGGGCTCTGGCGGGCCGGGTCGTCGGAGGCCACCACGTACTCCACGGCCGCCAGCAGCGGCAGCGCGTGCAGTTTGGAGCCGGGCAGGGCGCTCCCGGCGGCCCGCTCGGCGAAGGCGAACATCTCGGCGTGCGAGCCGTACCACTTCTCGGAGAGGTACTGCAGGGCCGCGGCGTGGCAGCCGTAGTGGTGCGGGGAGCGGGCGGTGGCCTCCGCCCAGTACGCGTCGAACACCTCGCGGGACGCCTGGCTGCCCCGGGCGTGGGTGAGGGCGATCTGCCACGGCACCGGATCGGTCGGGTTGAGCCGGGCCGCCGCCGACGCCACCGGGACGGCGTCCCCCAGCAGCGCGAAGAACGCCTGGAACTGCTCGGGCGCCACGTCCTTGGCGCGCGCCGCGCTGCGCACCTCCCACGCCCGGTGGACGCAGAGCTCGGCCTTGACCAGTACCGCGTCGGGGTCCTCGGGCGCCTGCGCCAGCCAGTCGTCGAGCCAGCCGGGGCTGTGCAGGGCGGCCGTGGCGAGGCGGCCCACGCAGGTGCTGCGCCGCTCCCACTCGGCGCGCTCCCGGGTCCCGGCGAGCAGGGCCGCGGCGGGACCCCGGTCACCGGCGTGCAGGGCGGCGAGCGCGTCGCGCAGCGGGCCGTCCGGGGCGTCCAGGGTGACGGCCTCGTCGGGCGGCAGGTCCGCGCCGACGGACGAGCCGTGGCGCAGCATGCGGGGCATGGAGAGCAGCGAACGCAGGTGCACGAGTGATTATTGAAGCAGTGACCTCTGGTAACCGGCTCACGGGCCCGGAGCGGCGGGCCCCGGTTTGACCACCGGGAGGTCGGACCGTAACCTTGACCCTCGGCGTGTTTCCATGCGCGCCCGCCTCTGAGCACCTCCCTCCCGGCGACCGTCGAGGTCGTGGGGAGAGGCCGCTCGTCCATTCCGGATCATCACGGGTTCGCCCGTGTGACGCGGCTGGCTTCA includes:
- a CDS encoding ribonuclease E/G — encoded protein: MLENEKNEPGVTGDDNNSPSDTLPPRRRRRAASRPAGPPGAAGADAPETPAAAEAPAETAAPAAEEAAPARPRRRATRKATAPAGAPAAVEETPAAAEAPVESAAPAAEEAAPARPRRRATRKATAAAEAPVAAEPVEAPAAVEPQAVEAVEESAAPARTRRRATRKATAPAGAPKAAEDAEIVVAAEPVEAPAAVEPQAVEAVEESAAPARTRRRATRKATAPAGAPAVEETPAAGAPPAVAAEDPVASPAEEAAVVAAAEESAAPARTRRRATRKATAPAGAPKAAEDAEIVVAAEPVAEAPVAEESAVEAAEDEAPRGRTRRRATRKATAPQFTTTTTTAAAAEEPAKAAAPEAPQAEEKPETGLPRGAKGQGGAPTRRRATRPAVAVFQAPVFHEPMFQTPETAAAAAAQAAAEVTDETDEEETEQTVAEPVVEQAEPQGGSRRRRRRRGESAESAPEPQAPAAETADEDASAEEEPEGAEAEEHEDDRPSRRRRRGGRRRRRGESAEQEETDTEDSAEAEAEAYEDEDDESDDTPSAAGTSSSRRRRRRRRRSGDGGDHEGGSDDPERTVVKVREPRPAREKAEPSDEVQSIKGSTRLEAKKQRRREGREQGRRRVPIITEAEFLARREAVERVMVVRQSGERTQIGVLEDNVLVEHYVNKEQATSYVGNVYLGKVQNVLPSMEAAFVDIGKGRNAVLYAGEVNFEALGMANGPRRIEAALKSGQSVLVQVTKDPIGHKGARLTSQVSLPGRYLVYVPEGSMTGISRKLPDTERARLKTILKKIVPEDAGVIVRTAAEGASEDELRRDVERLQAQWEEISKKSKQISTSSPSLLYGEPDMTVRVVRDIFNEDFSKVIVSGDEAWETIHGYVSHVAPDLADRLQRWTSEVDVFATYRIDEQLAKALDRKVWLPSGGSLVIDKTEAMIVVDVNTGKFTGQGGNLEETVTRNNLEAAEEIVRQLRLRDLGGIVVIDFIDMVLESNRDLVLRRLLECLGRDRTKHQVAEVTSLGLVQMTRKRVGQGLLESFSETCVHCNGRGVIVHMEQPTGTGGGGNGKRSKKRGRGGDGHDHDVHEHEAVETEAVETEAEVAAEVAAPVALAEPEFVPDEELYSSAAEAEAAARGGRSRRRATRKASAPAGAPRRAAESEPAVAEPVVEPEPRAVTVASFIEDEAPRGRARRRATRKATAPAGAPAAAEAPAEVVVAEPVAVAEPVVAAEPVVAEPVAEPVVEEAPVAAPPRARRRVTRKATAPAGSPSGTQEAAVVVVASAPVAEAVVAEPVAVVADEAAADVAEPVEEAAPAKKAARKTAKTAKKATTAKKAVAKKTVAKKTAAKKTTAKKVAKKAAAEPVATEG